The Haloplanus sp. CK5-1 genome contains a region encoding:
- the rdfA gene encoding rod-determining factor RdfA: MTDEDRTESGPKSNKVARLLEKYDLGVAFGDELERRWTADGEERESLRDLADRFNRRLLERALLSAGASTVDGEIENLYRLLTADDVSSGMRTEARTRLERDGVDVDGLERDFVSYQAIRSYLTEYRDAEYDSPSASDRVRSVRETIQRLRSRLRSVTEGSLERLQSTDRLTLGTFRLFVDVDVLCEDCGSQYGIVELLERGGCDCERDG, encoded by the coding sequence GTGACAGACGAGGACCGAACCGAGTCGGGACCGAAATCGAACAAAGTGGCCCGACTACTCGAGAAGTACGACCTCGGCGTCGCGTTCGGCGACGAACTCGAGCGTCGCTGGACCGCTGATGGGGAGGAGCGCGAGAGCCTCCGAGACCTAGCCGACCGGTTCAACCGACGGCTCCTCGAACGCGCGTTGCTGTCCGCCGGCGCGTCGACCGTGGACGGCGAGATCGAGAACCTGTATCGTCTCCTGACTGCCGATGACGTGAGCAGCGGGATGCGGACGGAAGCGCGTACCCGACTGGAACGTGACGGCGTCGACGTCGACGGACTCGAGCGGGATTTCGTCTCGTACCAGGCCATCCGCTCGTATCTGACCGAGTATCGGGACGCGGAGTACGACTCGCCGTCCGCGAGCGACCGGGTGCGGAGCGTCCGCGAGACGATCCAGCGGCTCCGCTCCCGGCTGCGGTCCGTCACCGAGGGGAGTCTGGAACGCCTGCAGTCGACCGATCGGCTCACACTGGGCACCTTCCGTCTGTTCGTCGACGTCGACGTGCTCTGTGAGGACTGTGGCTCGCAGTACGGTATCGTCGAACTACTCGAACGCGGGGGTTGTGACTGCGAGCGCGACGGCTAG
- a CDS encoding tyrosine-type recombinase/integrase yields MTYHGKTDRTKQAYERVLREFETFLTEERGVDDPANAEHRDCMAWIHRLRNSVAESTVATYAAYLHRFYAYMTQVGTFESNPMTLVVEEMDERINTDPTRREISIPEMRDFLASIDHPLDRTLLLTMLKTGVRVGELCNLDLRDLSIPTTRDRIDVSVRPQLDGRGNALFVAADRAVGDEIDGERRTAANKRKRATVIPVDEELRRSLVRWLAIRPDPVSQAEPLFVSTGDGWGERVTPHVVHHIVEGHASERGWHREGGGAEENVTPHYFRHFFTTHLRDRAGDRGIVKYLRGDVASDVIDTYTHDWGDRVRRTYEEHIYTLA; encoded by the coding sequence ATGACCTACCACGGCAAGACCGACCGGACCAAGCAGGCCTACGAGCGTGTCCTCCGGGAGTTCGAGACGTTCCTCACCGAGGAGCGCGGCGTCGACGACCCCGCGAACGCCGAACACAGGGACTGCATGGCGTGGATTCACCGTCTCCGGAACTCCGTCGCCGAGAGCACCGTCGCGACCTACGCCGCGTACCTCCACCGGTTCTACGCGTACATGACACAGGTCGGGACCTTCGAGTCCAACCCGATGACGCTCGTCGTCGAAGAGATGGACGAACGCATCAACACCGACCCGACCCGACGGGAGATATCGATTCCCGAGATGCGCGACTTCCTCGCTTCGATCGATCACCCGCTGGATCGGACGCTCCTACTGACGATGCTCAAAACCGGCGTCCGAGTGGGTGAACTGTGCAATCTGGATCTCCGAGACCTCTCGATCCCGACGACGCGGGACCGAATCGACGTGTCGGTCCGCCCCCAACTGGACGGCCGGGGGAATGCCCTGTTCGTCGCGGCCGACCGTGCCGTCGGCGACGAGATCGACGGCGAGCGACGGACGGCGGCGAACAAGCGCAAGCGGGCGACGGTGATTCCCGTCGACGAGGAACTGCGACGGTCGCTGGTCCGCTGGTTGGCGATCCGGCCGGATCCCGTCTCGCAGGCGGAGCCGCTCTTCGTGAGCACCGGCGACGGGTGGGGCGAACGTGTCACACCACACGTCGTCCACCACATCGTCGAGGGCCACGCGAGCGAGCGTGGCTGGCACCGCGAGGGCGGTGGCGCGGAGGAGAACGTCACACCCCACTACTTCCGTCACTTCTTCACCACCCACCTCCGGGACCGGGCCGGCGACCGCGGCATCGTGAAGTACCTCCGTGGCGACGTCGCCAGCGACGTCATCGACACCTACACCCACGACTGGGGGGACCGCGTCCGCCGGACGTACGAAGAACACATCTACACGCTTGCGTGA
- a CDS encoding archaea-specific SMC-related protein — protein MDTELLGRTARIEVRNVGGIDETAVEFDPGITVLTGRNATNRTSLLRSIMAVMGSDDASLKADADDGRVELTVGGDAGERYVRTFTRTNGAVSTGGEPFLDDPELADLFAFLLESNEVRRSVARSEDLRELIMRPIDTDAIRAEIRELEREKSRIDDDLSALDDLKGDLPQLERERNRLETDIEEKRAELAAKEDEIETLDADLDETRAEQRELESRLDDLREKRSELERVRSDIDLQQDSIESLTAERRELEAERDDLPDAPMGDHADIDEEIERLRERIETLEREVSDLQDVIQFNENQLDETGSVTAHLDEGGTPTDALVDETVACWTCGSTVETERITSTLDQLRDVRREKLETTRTLESELSQLKEEQRKYQKQQQRKESLDRQLDDIAVELEDRETQLDSLREERERLNADVEELESEIETLESDDFDGILDLHKEANQLEFELGRLESDLDDVIERIGDVEERLAEEDQLRSQREEIDTELRNLRTRIDRIEANAVEQFNDHMGSVLDILGYDNLERIWIERVERTVQEGRRNVQKTLFELHIVRSTDSGATFEDTIDHLSESEREVTGLVFALAGYLVHDVHETVPFVLLDSLEAIDSERIAALTEYVAEYAEFLVVALLPEDAQALDDTHTRVTEI, from the coding sequence ATGGACACGGAACTGCTCGGGCGGACGGCCCGGATCGAGGTGCGGAACGTCGGTGGTATCGACGAGACGGCCGTCGAATTCGATCCCGGTATCACGGTCCTGACGGGGCGGAACGCGACGAACCGGACGTCGTTGCTCCGGTCGATCATGGCCGTCATGGGAAGCGACGACGCATCCCTCAAAGCCGACGCCGACGACGGTCGGGTCGAACTCACCGTCGGTGGCGACGCCGGCGAGCGCTACGTGCGAACGTTCACGAGGACGAACGGAGCGGTGTCGACCGGTGGTGAGCCGTTTCTCGACGACCCGGAACTCGCGGATCTGTTCGCGTTCCTGCTGGAATCCAACGAGGTCCGCCGCTCGGTCGCGAGAAGCGAGGATCTGCGGGAACTTATCATGCGACCGATAGACACCGACGCGATCCGTGCCGAGATCCGGGAACTCGAACGCGAGAAATCCAGAATCGACGACGACCTCTCCGCGCTCGACGACCTGAAAGGTGACCTGCCACAACTCGAACGGGAGCGAAATCGTCTCGAAACCGACATCGAGGAGAAGCGGGCAGAACTCGCGGCCAAAGAGGACGAGATCGAGACGCTGGACGCCGACCTCGACGAGACGAGGGCGGAACAACGGGAACTCGAATCGCGACTCGACGACCTACGCGAGAAGCGATCGGAGCTGGAACGGGTTCGGTCGGACATCGACCTCCAGCAGGATAGCATCGAGTCCCTCACGGCCGAACGGAGGGAACTGGAGGCCGAGCGCGACGACCTTCCCGACGCGCCGATGGGTGACCACGCCGACATCGACGAGGAGATCGAGCGACTGCGCGAACGCATCGAGACGCTCGAACGCGAGGTGAGCGACCTCCAAGACGTGATTCAGTTCAACGAGAACCAGCTCGACGAGACGGGGTCGGTAACGGCACACTTGGACGAAGGCGGCACCCCCACCGACGCGCTCGTCGACGAGACGGTGGCCTGTTGGACCTGTGGCTCCACCGTCGAGACCGAGCGGATCACGAGTACGCTCGACCAACTTCGGGACGTCCGCCGGGAGAAACTGGAGACGACCCGGACACTCGAGTCCGAACTGTCCCAACTGAAAGAGGAGCAACGCAAGTACCAAAAACAGCAGCAGCGCAAGGAGTCGCTGGACCGCCAACTCGACGACATCGCGGTCGAACTCGAGGATCGCGAGACGCAACTCGACAGCCTGCGCGAGGAACGCGAGCGACTCAACGCCGACGTCGAGGAACTCGAATCGGAGATCGAGACCCTAGAATCTGACGACTTCGACGGTATCCTCGACCTCCACAAGGAGGCGAACCAACTCGAGTTCGAACTCGGCCGACTCGAATCGGATCTCGACGACGTGATCGAACGGATCGGTGACGTCGAGGAGCGACTGGCCGAGGAGGACCAACTCCGTTCCCAGCGCGAAGAGATCGACACGGAGCTTCGGAACCTTCGGACACGAATCGATCGGATCGAGGCGAACGCCGTCGAACAGTTCAACGACCACATGGGATCCGTTCTCGATATCCTCGGCTACGACAACCTCGAACGAATCTGGATCGAGCGGGTCGAACGCACCGTTCAGGAGGGTCGCCGGAACGTCCAGAAGACGCTGTTCGAGCTTCACATCGTCCGGAGCACGGACAGTGGCGCGACCTTCGAGGACACGATCGATCACCTCTCCGAGAGCGAGCGCGAGGTGACGGGTCTCGTCTTCGCGCTCGCGGGCTATCTCGTCCACGACGTGCACGAGACGGTTCCGTTCGTGTTGCTGGACTCGCTGGAGGCCATCGACTCCGAACGCATCGCCGCGCTGACCGAGTACGTCGCCGAGTACGCCGAGTTCCTCGTCGTCGCGTTACTCCCCGAGGACGCCCAGGCCCTCGACGACACACACACTCGTGTGACGGAGATCTAG
- a CDS encoding cupin domain-containing protein, whose amino-acid sequence MQPVSFDAAETYEPDEGWRRVSMAGSDRFSFEWFEKPPGHSSSMHDHENEQVCLVLAGELTVYTEDDAVTLDQYDSVYLEPWESHRVENTGDERAVGLDVFAPGRSFDFWTERE is encoded by the coding sequence ATGCAGCCCGTATCCTTCGACGCGGCGGAGACGTACGAACCGGACGAGGGTTGGCGACGCGTGTCGATGGCCGGAAGCGACCGGTTCAGCTTCGAGTGGTTCGAGAAGCCGCCGGGTCACTCCTCGTCGATGCACGACCACGAGAACGAACAGGTCTGTCTGGTGTTGGCGGGTGAACTCACCGTCTACACCGAGGACGACGCGGTGACGCTGGACCAGTACGACTCCGTCTATCTGGAGCCGTGGGAGTCCCACCGCGTCGAGAACACCGGCGACGAGCGTGCGGTCGGCCTCGACGTCTTCGCTCCGGGGCGGTCGTTCGACTTCTGGACCGAGCGGGAGTGA
- a CDS encoding universal stress protein, producing the protein MAKRLLVPVDGSDPADAALDFAFEEYPDADLTILSVVDPTDIGYGSVDAAPSTFDHLQQRAEDRTERVLDEAEARAEEHGVTVRRETVVGMPSRAIVEWAEENEIDGIVIGSHGREGVSRVLLGSVAETVVRRSSVPVTVVR; encoded by the coding sequence ATGGCGAAACGACTGCTGGTGCCGGTCGACGGATCGGATCCCGCGGACGCGGCACTCGACTTCGCGTTCGAGGAGTATCCCGACGCGGACCTGACGATTCTCTCGGTCGTCGATCCGACTGACATCGGCTACGGGTCCGTAGACGCCGCGCCGAGTACGTTCGATCACCTCCAACAACGCGCCGAGGATCGGACGGAACGGGTGTTAGACGAGGCGGAAGCCCGCGCCGAAGAACACGGGGTGACGGTCCGGCGGGAGACGGTCGTCGGGATGCCGTCCCGTGCCATCGTCGAGTGGGCCGAGGAGAACGAAATCGACGGCATCGTCATCGGTAGCCACGGCCGAGAGGGCGTCAGTCGGGTGTTGCTCGGGAGCGTGGCGGAGACGGTCGTGCGGCGGTCGTCGGTCCCCGTGACGGTCGTCCGCTGA
- a CDS encoding PAS domain S-box protein: MPDTIDVLLVDDASDLTAVAAEVLGREDSRLEVATETDPKRGLARLEEGSFDCLITDYRMPGMDGLELLRAVRERRPDFPVILFTGEGDEATASQAISAGATDYVRKSHGTEQYALLANRIVRAVSKRRNRERADRLERIRELARDVNRSLVRADSAEAVERSVCERLVESDPYAGAMIGADGAVRSEAVTPAGDGDVAWKSAVAWDADGVATTAVTGGAVVTVPLAHVEGTYGVLSVRAVAPGAIGDPERELLEELGTDVASALHRIEMQTDLRESEAKYRRLVEQNLVGVYIIQDGEFEYVNPRLAAMFGYTQEEMRSDVTPFDVVVEDGRETLRENLRRRESGEVEDLRYTLRGERKDGSEIKFEVHGGRIEYGGDPAIMGTLLDVTKRRRQERELERSRAEYRDLFESIPDAVFVGREDTGFVAVNETAVDRLGYDREELLSMHPADIDPEMDATDVAEGVDSFSRDRITTFETVHRTKSGEEMPVEINATLITYQGEAAILSTARDITERVERERELERQNERLEQVASVVSHDLRNPLNVASGRIEGMRRECDSPHVEAVATALDRMANLIDDLLTLTGRRSDVDTEPVALDAVVEGCWANVVTGSATLRCEADGVIVADRSRLQQVFENLFRNSVEHGSTDNRHAERAGDSVEHGSTESRTGSDDGVEHGGSDLTVTVGDLDDGFYVEDDGLGIAPEEREGIFEAGYTTKANGTGLGLAIVGEVVEAHGWEVDVGLGSDGGARFEITGVTPVG; this comes from the coding sequence ATGCCGGACACGATAGACGTCTTGCTCGTCGACGACGCCTCCGATCTGACGGCGGTCGCCGCGGAGGTACTCGGTCGGGAGGATAGCCGGCTCGAGGTGGCGACCGAGACGGACCCGAAGCGTGGACTGGCTCGCCTCGAAGAGGGGTCGTTCGACTGTCTGATCACCGACTACCGGATGCCGGGGATGGACGGACTGGAACTGCTCCGGGCCGTCCGCGAACGCCGGCCCGACTTCCCCGTGATCCTGTTCACCGGTGAGGGGGACGAGGCCACCGCGAGCCAAGCCATCTCCGCCGGGGCGACCGACTACGTCCGGAAGAGCCACGGAACCGAGCAGTACGCGCTGCTCGCCAACCGGATCGTCCGGGCGGTTTCGAAGCGCCGGAACAGGGAGCGTGCCGACCGACTCGAACGCATCCGGGAACTGGCTCGAGACGTGAACCGGTCGCTCGTCAGGGCCGACAGCGCCGAGGCAGTCGAGCGGTCCGTCTGTGAGCGTCTCGTCGAGTCCGACCCGTACGCCGGAGCGATGATCGGAGCCGACGGAGCCGTCCGATCGGAAGCCGTCACACCGGCAGGAGACGGCGACGTTGCGTGGAAGTCGGCCGTCGCCTGGGACGCGGACGGCGTCGCCACGACGGCGGTGACCGGCGGGGCGGTCGTGACCGTCCCACTAGCACACGTGGAGGGGACCTACGGCGTCCTGTCGGTCCGGGCGGTCGCTCCCGGTGCGATCGGTGATCCCGAGCGCGAACTCCTCGAGGAACTCGGCACCGACGTCGCCAGTGCCCTTCACCGAATCGAGATGCAGACCGACCTGCGCGAGTCGGAGGCGAAGTATCGGCGGCTGGTCGAGCAGAACCTCGTCGGCGTCTACATCATCCAAGACGGCGAGTTCGAATACGTGAACCCGCGGCTCGCGGCGATGTTCGGCTACACCCAAGAAGAGATGCGCTCGGACGTGACGCCGTTCGACGTGGTGGTCGAGGACGGCCGAGAGACGCTCCGCGAGAACCTCCGGCGCCGCGAGTCGGGTGAAGTGGAGGATCTGCGGTACACGCTCCGGGGCGAGCGCAAGGACGGCTCCGAAATCAAGTTCGAGGTGCACGGCGGCCGGATCGAGTACGGCGGCGATCCGGCAATCATGGGAACGCTACTCGACGTGACCAAGCGGCGTCGACAGGAGCGCGAACTCGAACGATCACGCGCCGAGTACCGCGACCTGTTCGAGTCCATCCCGGACGCGGTGTTCGTCGGAAGGGAAGACACCGGGTTCGTGGCGGTCAACGAGACTGCGGTCGACCGTCTCGGATACGACCGCGAGGAACTGCTGTCGATGCATCCGGCCGACATCGACCCCGAGATGGACGCCACCGACGTGGCCGAGGGGGTCGACTCGTTCTCGCGGGATCGGATCACGACTTTCGAGACGGTCCACCGGACGAAGTCGGGCGAGGAGATGCCGGTCGAGATCAACGCCACGCTGATCACCTATCAGGGTGAGGCTGCGATCCTATCGACCGCACGCGACATCACCGAACGGGTCGAACGGGAGCGGGAACTCGAACGCCAGAACGAGCGGCTGGAACAGGTTGCGAGCGTCGTCTCACACGACCTCCGGAACCCGCTCAACGTCGCCAGCGGGCGGATCGAGGGGATGCGTCGGGAGTGCGACAGCCCCCACGTCGAGGCCGTGGCGACCGCGTTGGATCGGATGGCGAACCTGATCGACGACCTCCTGACACTCACCGGCAGGCGTAGTGACGTCGACACCGAACCGGTCGCCCTCGACGCCGTCGTCGAGGGATGCTGGGCGAACGTGGTGACCGGCTCGGCGACGCTCCGCTGCGAAGCCGACGGCGTGATCGTGGCGGATCGGAGCCGACTCCAACAGGTGTTCGAGAACCTGTTTCGGAATAGTGTGGAGCACGGCTCAACGGACAACCGGCACGCGGAGCGCGCCGGTGATAGCGTCGAACACGGTTCCACCGAAAGCCGGACTGGATCCGACGACGGCGTCGAGCACGGTGGATCGGACCTGACCGTCACGGTCGGCGACCTCGACGACGGCTTCTACGTCGAGGACGACGGCCTGGGGATCGCCCCCGAGGAGCGCGAAGGGATCTTCGAGGCGGGGTACACGACGAAGGCGAACGGGACGGGTCTCGGTCTGGCCATCGTCGGAGAGGTGGTCGAAGCCCACGGCTGGGAGGTCGACGTCGGATTGGGGAGCGACGGCGGCGCCAGATTCGAAATCACGGGTGTCACACCCGTCGGGTGA
- a CDS encoding thiamine-phosphate synthase family protein: protein MTIQLPSEIVVERFLPTIRSMLAAELADRGFSQREIATRLGVSQAAVSQYLSGEQGGEERFVDDARTRATVERIADGFDAGTMDDYEALAELLELVWAFEDRGPICAIHEEEMPALAGMGCDLCVRGRDRAVQAERETLSNVRHAVRRLSNAPKVAAHVPNVGTNVAMALPEAEDETDVAAVPGRIHAMRGGLNVPSNPEFGASHHVATTLLAAADADPTVRGAVNLATSDHLLAAVPEGMEVVAFDAGYEDRRTRLDDRFADGVPRVAYHEGAFGIEPITYVFGTSAVDAVDRAIDLVDHAES from the coding sequence GTGACGATCCAGTTGCCGAGCGAAATCGTCGTCGAGCGATTTCTGCCGACGATCAGATCGATGCTGGCGGCGGAACTCGCCGATCGGGGGTTCTCGCAGCGAGAGATTGCGACCAGACTCGGAGTCTCACAGGCGGCAGTCAGCCAGTATCTGTCGGGGGAGCAGGGTGGCGAGGAGCGGTTCGTGGACGACGCGCGGACAAGGGCGACGGTCGAACGGATCGCCGACGGGTTCGACGCCGGGACGATGGACGACTACGAGGCGCTGGCCGAACTGCTCGAACTCGTGTGGGCGTTCGAGGACCGAGGACCGATCTGTGCGATCCACGAGGAGGAGATGCCGGCACTCGCGGGGATGGGGTGTGATTTGTGCGTGCGCGGCCGCGACCGGGCGGTCCAGGCCGAGCGCGAAACCCTGTCGAACGTGCGACACGCCGTCCGCCGACTGTCGAACGCCCCGAAGGTGGCTGCTCACGTCCCGAACGTCGGGACGAACGTTGCGATGGCACTCCCGGAGGCGGAAGACGAGACCGACGTGGCGGCAGTTCCGGGTCGTATCCACGCGATGCGTGGCGGACTCAACGTGCCGTCGAATCCGGAGTTCGGAGCGTCACACCACGTCGCGACGACCCTCCTCGCGGCCGCGGACGCCGACCCCACGGTCAGAGGGGCCGTCAACCTCGCCACGAGCGATCACCTCCTCGCGGCGGTCCCGGAGGGGATGGAGGTCGTTGCGTTCGACGCCGGTTACGAGGACCGACGGACCCGTCTCGACGACCGTTTCGCGGACGGCGTCCCCCGAGTCGCCTACCACGAGGGTGCCTTCGGGATCGAACCGATCACGTACGTCTTCGGGACGAGTGCCGTCGACGCCGTCGACCGGGCGATCGACCTCGTCGATCACGCCGAGAGTTGA
- a CDS encoding halocyanin domain-containing protein, whose amino-acid sequence MGSHRSVSRRGFLTAVAGTAVTAAAAGTATAQASFDGWMSDVGNYSEVADSTGQDEVTITVGAEANGGNFGFGPAAVQVDPGTTVVWEWNGEGGQHNVVAEEGGDFESELTAEAGFTFEHTFEEATVAKYFCQPHRGLGMKGVVVVGDMPDSGGGDGGGGGGGGSSSAPAIPDSAKSLAVALTSALVSVLALAYFFIRYGGDYGEEFESA is encoded by the coding sequence ATGGGAAGCCATCGTTCCGTCTCGCGACGCGGGTTCCTGACTGCCGTCGCGGGCACAGCGGTGACGGCCGCCGCCGCCGGGACCGCGACGGCGCAGGCGTCGTTCGACGGCTGGATGAGCGACGTGGGCAACTACAGTGAGGTCGCCGACTCGACCGGACAGGACGAGGTGACGATCACCGTCGGTGCCGAAGCCAACGGTGGGAACTTCGGGTTCGGCCCCGCGGCCGTCCAGGTCGATCCGGGGACGACCGTCGTCTGGGAGTGGAACGGCGAGGGTGGCCAGCACAACGTCGTCGCCGAGGAAGGCGGCGACTTCGAGAGCGAACTCACCGCCGAAGCCGGGTTCACGTTCGAGCACACCTTCGAGGAGGCGACCGTCGCCAAGTACTTCTGTCAGCCCCACCGCGGCTTGGGGATGAAAGGCGTCGTCGTCGTCGGCGACATGCCCGACTCCGGCGGCGGTGACGGTGGTGGCGGAGGCGGCGGTGGCAGTAGCAGCGCTCCGGCGATCCCCGACAGCGCGAAGTCTCTCGCGGTCGCGCTCACTAGCGCCCTCGTCTCGGTGCTCGCCCTCGCGTACTTCTTCATCCGCTACGGCGGCGACTACGGCGAGGAGTTCGAGAGCGCCTGA
- a CDS encoding efflux RND transporter permease subunit, which produces MVDAQPFIDALDAWIVDRPVRVVLLFLVVSGVFALGLGGGGTDSGTDQFTEDVPAEQALREVNDNFERTTFDDDTGTTQLIQSGANVLSKPELLRMLRAQNRLTDHEDLQVAGTTSVARAVARTLDPSADSIDDEIRAVERATPAQIDRAVRTTVDDNPGLRAVVSEDYNARSASASATIGTVTHRLPSGTSEGAGTSGSSPLTPIQLQAQNVVASVGGDITVFGSGITSEELGDVINDSLALVIPAAVALILLFLIVAYRDPIDLLLGLVALAMAMLWTFGFMGLAGIAFSQLLIAIPPLLLAVGIDFGIHAINRYREEHVGDVSVRGAMRVATDQLVVAFFIVTGTTVLGFAANLTSGLSSIRELGIVAAVGIVFTFLVFGVFLPAAKVLADSWRERVGLPEFGSAALGDEKSLLGRILPVGVHIARTAPRLFLVVVLVSTAVMGQYGAGVDSRFTQDDFLPPEEPPAYLDYVPEPFRPGDYTVTQTTNFLERNFQTGEEDTTTVYVEGPLHQDYALEAMWRAGDDPPPSFVADGGHARETSIVTVIRDYAERDPEFAALVARNDRNDNGVPDDNLRTIYAALLDSPARDRALNYITDDYSSARIQYSVEADATQEEVTDDTRQVADRMRFEATATGGVIVLKAVSDVIGESAFRSLVIALVAAAAFLVLVYAVLEGRPSLGLVNVLPIAVTVAALASTMRFLDIPFNVLTGTSLSIAIGLGIDYSAHLLHRFVEEYDASTDVDDALLETVRGTGGALTGSMLTTVSGLGVLWLAISPILGQFGLLIALSVLYSYLASILVLPTTLVLWDRYVSLGPGRLSTTAGPGSTAD; this is translated from the coding sequence CTGGTCGACGCCCAGCCGTTCATCGACGCCCTGGACGCGTGGATCGTCGACCGGCCCGTCCGGGTCGTCCTCCTCTTTCTGGTCGTCTCGGGCGTGTTCGCCCTCGGCCTCGGTGGTGGCGGCACCGACTCCGGCACCGACCAGTTCACCGAGGACGTCCCCGCCGAACAGGCGCTCCGGGAGGTGAACGACAACTTCGAGCGAACCACCTTTGACGACGACACCGGCACGACACAGTTGATCCAGTCGGGGGCGAACGTCCTCTCGAAGCCCGAACTCCTGCGGATGCTCCGGGCCCAGAACCGCCTCACCGACCACGAAGACCTCCAAGTCGCCGGGACGACGAGCGTCGCCCGAGCGGTCGCTCGCACCCTCGATCCCTCCGCCGACTCCATCGACGACGAGATTCGGGCGGTCGAACGGGCGACGCCCGCCCAAATCGACCGCGCCGTCCGGACGACCGTCGACGACAACCCGGGGCTCCGGGCCGTCGTCAGCGAGGATTACAACGCCCGTTCTGCCTCGGCCTCCGCGACGATCGGCACGGTCACCCACCGTCTCCCCAGCGGGACGAGCGAGGGTGCGGGCACCAGCGGGTCCAGTCCGCTCACGCCGATCCAACTTCAGGCACAGAACGTCGTCGCCTCGGTCGGCGGCGACATCACCGTCTTCGGCAGCGGCATCACGAGCGAGGAACTCGGCGACGTGATCAACGACTCGCTCGCGCTGGTGATTCCGGCTGCCGTCGCGCTCATCCTGCTCTTCTTGATCGTCGCGTACCGTGACCCGATCGACCTCCTCCTCGGCCTCGTCGCGCTCGCGATGGCGATGCTCTGGACCTTCGGCTTCATGGGACTCGCCGGCATCGCCTTTTCGCAACTGCTCATCGCCATCCCGCCGCTCCTGCTCGCGGTCGGCATCGACTTCGGTATCCACGCGATCAACCGCTACCGGGAGGAACACGTCGGCGACGTGAGCGTCCGCGGGGCGATGCGTGTCGCCACCGACCAACTCGTCGTCGCCTTCTTCATCGTCACCGGGACGACCGTCCTCGGCTTCGCAGCCAACCTGACCAGCGGCCTGAGTTCGATCCGCGAACTCGGCATCGTCGCCGCCGTCGGTATCGTCTTCACCTTCCTCGTGTTCGGCGTCTTCCTCCCGGCGGCGAAGGTACTCGCCGACTCGTGGCGCGAACGCGTCGGACTCCCCGAGTTCGGATCGGCGGCGCTCGGCGACGAGAAGTCCCTGCTCGGGCGGATCCTCCCCGTCGGCGTCCACATCGCCCGCACGGCCCCGCGGCTCTTCCTCGTCGTCGTCCTCGTCTCGACGGCGGTGATGGGCCAGTACGGGGCGGGCGTCGACAGCCGGTTCACCCAGGACGACTTCCTCCCGCCCGAGGAGCCACCGGCGTATCTCGACTACGTCCCCGAACCCTTCCGTCCGGGCGACTACACCGTCACCCAGACCACCAACTTCCTGGAGCGGAACTTCCAGACCGGCGAGGAGGACACCACGACGGTCTACGTCGAGGGTCCGTTACACCAGGACTACGCCCTCGAGGCGATGTGGCGCGCCGGGGATGATCCGCCACCGAGTTTCGTCGCCGACGGCGGTCACGCCCGTGAGACGAGCATCGTCACCGTCATCCGCGACTACGCCGAGCGCGACCCCGAGTTCGCGGCGCTGGTCGCACGCAACGACCGGAACGACAACGGCGTCCCGGACGACAACCTCCGGACGATATACGCCGCCTTGCTCGACTCGCCGGCGCGGGACCGCGCGCTGAACTACATCACCGACGACTACTCCAGTGCGCGCATCCAGTACTCGGTCGAGGCCGACGCGACCCAAGAGGAAGTGACCGACGACACCCGACAGGTCGCCGACCGGATGCGCTTCGAGGCGACCGCGACCGGCGGCGTGATCGTCCTGAAGGCCGTGTCGGACGTGATCGGCGAGTCGGCGTTCCGGAGCCTCGTGATCGCCCTCGTCGCCGCGGCCGCCTTCCTGGTGCTCGTGTACGCCGTCCTCGAAGGCCGTCCATCGCTTGGCCTCGTGAACGTCCTGCCCATCGCCGTCACCGTCGCCGCGCTCGCCTCGACGATGCGGTTTCTGGACATCCCGTTCAACGTCCTCACGGGGACCAGCCTCTCCATCGCCATCGGCCTGGGAATCGACTACTCCGCGCATCTCCTCCATCGGTTCGTCGAGGAGTACGACGCCTCGACCGACGTGGACGACGCCCTCTTGGAGACCGTCCGCGGCACCGGCGGTGCGCTCACGGGAAGCATGCTGACGACCGTCTCCGGACTGGGTGTGCTCTGGCTGGCCATCTCGCCCATCCTCGGCCAGTTCGGGCTCCTGATCGCTCTCAGCGTGCTCTACTCGTATCTCGCTTCGATTCTCGTCCTCCCGACGACGCTCGTCCTCTGGGATCGATACGTCTCTTTGGGGCCCGGTCGCCTCTCGACGACTGCCGGTCCCGGATCGACCGCGGACTGA